Part of the Actinomycetota bacterium genome is shown below.
GTACTGCGCCCGGTTGGTGTCCTGGTACTCGTCGACCAGCAGGTAGGCGAACCGCTGCCGGTAGTGGTCGAGGACGTCAGGGAACAGCTCGAACAGCTCGACGGTCTTGACGATCAGATCGTCGAAGTCCATCGCGTTCGAACGGTGCAGCCGGCTCTGGTACTCGCGGTACACCTCGGCGATGCGCCGCTCGACGTGGTCGCTCGCGCGGGCAGCGTAGGTGTCGAAGTCGACGAGCGTGTCCTTGGCGGCGCTGATGGCGTGGTGCACACCGCGGGGCGTGAGCCCCCGTTCGTCGACGTCGAGGTCCTTCATGACCTGGGTGGTGAGGCGGACGGCGTCGGCCTGGTCGTAGATCGTGAACGTGGACGTGTACCCCAGCCGCCTCGCTTCGCGGCGCATGATCCGTGCACACGCCGAGTGGAACGTGGTGACCCACATCCGTTCCGACAGTCGGGAGCTGACCAGCTCACCGACCCGGTCACGCATCTCCGCGGCGGCCTTGTTCGTGAACGTGATCGCCAGGATCGAGAACGGGTCGGTGCCGAGGTCGCGGATCAGGTGGGCGATGCGGTGAGTCAGGACGCGGGTCTTGCCCGACCCGGCGCCCGCGATGCAGAGCACCGGCCCGTCGACGGCGGTGACCGCCTCCCGTTGGGCGGGGTTGAGGTCCGCGATGAGGTCCTCGGAGACGCGGACCGGCGGCGCGGTGGGTTCAGGCATGCCGCGGAGGGTACCGGGGGCCTACTCCCACTCGATGGTGCCGGGCGGCTTGGAGGTGATGTCGTACACGACGCGGTTGACGCCTTCGACCTCCCCGATGATGCGGCCGCTGATCCGCTCGAGAACCTCGTCGGGCAAGCGTGCCCAGTCGGCGGTCATGGCGTCCTCGGAGGTCACCGCACGGACAACGATCGGGTGTCCGTAGGTGCGCTCATCGCCCATCACGCCCACCGACCGGACGGTGAGCAGTGCCGCGAACGCCTGCCAGATGTGGCGTTCCAGCCCTGCGCGTCGCAGCTCCTCGAGAACGATGCGGTCGGCGGCGCGGACGATCCCCAGCCGGTCGCGGGTGACCTCACCGACGATCCGCACGGCCAGGCCGGGGCCGGGGAACGGTTGGCGCCACACCATCGTCTCGGGCAGCCCGAGCTCCTCGCCGAGGTGGCGGACCTCGTCCTTGAACAGCAGGCGCAGCGGTTCGACCAGCTCGAAGTCCAGGTCGGCGGGGAGCCCCCCCACGTTGTGGTGGCTCTTGATGGTGGCGGCGGTGTCGCTGCCGGACTCGATCACGTCCGGGTACAGGGTTCCCTGCACCAGGAACTTCTTGCTGGGCGCGGTCGGCTGATCCCCGAGGTCGAGATCACGGGCGCTCTCCTCGAACACCCGGATGAACTGCTCGCCGATGATCTTGCGTTTGCGTTCCGGGTCGGTGACGCCCGCGAGCGCGTCGAGGAACCGGTCCTCAGCCTTGACGTGCACCAGGTTGACGTCGAAGTGGCCGCGGAAGGTGTCCTCCACCTGGCGTCCCTCGTCGTGGCGGAGCAGCCCGTGATCGACGAACACGCACGTCAGCTGGTCCCCGACCGCCCGGTGCACCAGCGCTGCCGCCACCGCCGAGTCCACTCCGCCCGACAGGCCACACAGCACCGGACGGTCACCCACCTGCGCACGCACCGCGGAGACCGCGTGATCGATCACGTTCAGAGGAGTCCAGGTCGGACGGCATCCGGCCGCGTCGTACACGAACCGCTTGAGCAGGTCCCGGCCGTAGGTCGTGTGGGACACCTCCGGGTGGTACTGCACGCCGTACAGGCCGCGGTCAGGATCCTCGAAGACCGCGACCGGGGCGGTGGCGGTCCGGGCGGTGACGCGGAACCCGGGCGGGGCGGCGGTGACCGTGTCGCCGTGGCTCATCCACACCGGCTGGCGTGGCGGGGTGCCATCCAACAGCACGCCGGGGTCGTCGACGGTGAGGTCGCGGCGGCCGTACTCGCGGACGCCGGTCCTCGCGACGGTGCCCCCCAGGGTGTCGGCCATCAGCTGCTGGCCGTAACAGATGCCAAGGACCGGGACGCCGATGGCGAACACCTGCGGATCCAGCCGGGGCGCCCGTTCCGCGTACACGCTGGCCGGACCGCCCGACAGGATCACCGCCTTGGCGCGCCGGGCGCGGACCTCGTCGGCGGTGATGGTGTGAGACACGATCTCGGAGTAGACGTGCGCCTCACGGACCCGGCGGGCGATCAGCTGCGCGTACTGGGCCCCGAAGTCCACCACTAGGACCGTGTCGAACCGGGTATCGCGGATCTCGTCGGACGGGGCGGTCATCGGCCGCAGGCTACCGGGGCCCAGGTGGCCAGGCCCTGCAGGTGGCTGCGGTTGGCGTCGTCGAAGTCGTCGGCGGATAGCTGGCCCATCACGCCCGCACCGCCAGCTCGGCGCGTTGGAACCCTCTGAGATCCTCGTACCCGCAGACGGCCATCGCGCGACGTAGACCGCCGACCAGGTTGACCGTGCCGTCGTCGCGGTGCGCGGGGCCGGTGAGGATCTGCGCCAACGTCCCCAGCGGTTGGACCCGGGTCAGCTGACCGCGGGGCAGCTCGTGGTGCGCTGCGGAGTAGCCCCAGTACGCCCCGCCGCCGGGGGCCTCGCGCGCAGCAGCCAGCGGTCGGCCCAGCATCACCGCGTCGGCCCCACATGCGATCGCCCGGGCGATGTCCCCGCCGGTACGGATCCCGCCACTAGCGATGACGTGCACGTACCGGCCGGATTCCGCGAGGTAGCGAGCGCGGGCCGCAGCGACCTCGGCGATCGCGGTCGCCTGCGGCCGGCCGACGCCGAGCGCCGCCGTGGTGGTCGACACGCTGCCCACCCCCACCCCGACCAGGACCCCGACCGCCCCGGTGCGCATCAGGTGCAGGGCGGACTTCGCCGACGCCACCCCACCGACCAGCACGGGGATGCCGTACCGCGCCGTGAACGCCTTGAGGTCGAGGGGTTCCTCGCCGTCACGTCCCACGTACTGGGCCGTGACCACCACCCCCTGCACGACCAACAGGTCGAGCCCGGCTTCCAGCGCGGCCCGGTGGTAGCGCTCCACCCGCTGCGGCGTCAGGCTCGCAGCTGCCAGGCCGTGGGACGACAGCTCCTCGACGCGTCGGCCGATCAGGTCGTCGCGGACGGGGGCGGCGTACAACTCCTGCAACCGTTCGGTCGCGTCCGGTCCCGGCCGGAGTGTCGCGACCTCGGCCAGCACGTCCTCGGCGTCGTCGTACCGGGTCCAAAGCCCCTGCAGGTTCAGCACACCCAGGCCGCCGAGCTCGCCGACCAGCCGTGCCGTGGCTGGTGAGGTCACGGCGTCCACCGGAGCGGACAGCACCGGCAGCGCGAACGGGTAGGCGTCCAGCTGCCAAGACACGTCCACCAGGCCGACGCTGCGGCTACGACGCGACGGGACCAGGGTCACGTCGTCCAACGCGTACCCGGCCCGAGCCCGGCGTCCCGGACCGATCTCGACCTCTCGCACGGTCCCTCCCGCGCCGTCCGCCCGAGCGTAGGGTCACCGCCGATGCGGTCGCTGGCGCCCCGGCGTGCCACACTGCACGTCTGCCACGACGGGAGGGCCATGAGCAGCGCGGCGTCCTTCAGCAACGACGTCGTGATCATCGGCGGGTGCGGCCACGTGGGGCTGCCTCTGGGGATCGCGCTGGCGGACCGGGGGCTGCGAACCGTGCTCTACGACATCGACGCCGCGGCCGTCGCGACGGTCAACAGCGGCACGTTGCCGTTCGCCGAAGCGGGCGCCCAGGAGCCGCTCCGCCGCGCGAACCGCGATCGTCTGCTGCACGCCACGACCGACGACGCGTCCGTGGGGAGCGCCGAGCACGTCGTCGTCGTCATCGGCACGCCCGTCGACGAGCATCTCAACCCCGATCCCAACGCGATCCCGCGGGCACTGGGCCGGTGCAGCCAGCACCTCCGCGACGGGCAGCTGGTGGTGTTGCGCAGCACCGTGTACCCGGGGGTCACCGGCATGGTCGAGCGCATGTTGGGTGACCTCGGCGTCGATGCGGACGTGGCGTTCTGTCCCGAACGGATCGCTGAGGGCCGCGCGATGATGGAGCTGTACGAGCTGCCACAGATCATCGCCGGTCGGACCGACCGTGCCCGTTCCCGCGCCGAGAAGCTGTTCCGGGTGCTGACCGACACCATCATCACCCTCGAGCCAGAGGAGGCCGAGCTCGCCAAGCTGTTCACCAACGTGTGGCGCTACATCAAGTTCGCGACGGCCAACCAGCTGTACATGATGGCCAACGATTTCGGGTTGGATTTCGAGCGGATACGCCAGGCGCTGACCTACGACTACCCGCGCGCCGATGACGTGCCACCGGCGGGGTTCGCGGCCGGGCCGTGCCTGTTGAAAGACACCATGCAGCTCGCCGCTTTCAACAACAACAACTTCGCGCTGGGGCACGCCGCGATGCTGGTCAACGAGGGCCTGCCGCTGTACGTCGTGGCACGCCTGGAGGAGCGCTTCGACCTGGCCACCATGACGGTGGGGATCCTCGGGATGGCGTTCAAGGGCGAGTCGGACGACATCCGTGAGAGTCTGAGCTACAAGCTGAAACGGATCCTGAAGTTCAAGGCCGCCGACGTGCTGACCACCGATCCGCACGTGACGGTGGACGACGACCTCATCCCGCAGGACGAGGTGCTGGCACGCTCCGACCTGCTGATCGTGGGCGCCCCGCACGACGCCTACCGCGGGCTGGAGACCGACCTCCCGGTCGCCGACATCTGGAACGTCGTCGGGCGCGGGGTGCGGGTGTGAGCCCACGGGTGTCGGTGGTGATCCCCGCCTACGACGAGGGCGACGAGATCGTCGCCGTCCTCGACCGGCTGTTCGAGTCCGTGACGTTGCCGTGCGAGGTCCTGGTCGTCGTGGACCGGCCCAGCGACCCGACCGTCGAGGTGGTCGAGGCCTACGCCGAGAAGGAACCGCGGGTCACCTCGGCGGTGAACACCTACGGTCCGGGCCCCGCGAACGCGATCCGCTTCGGGTTCGATCACGCGTCGGCTGGAGTGGTCGTCGTGACCATGGCCGACGGCAGCGACGACCCGTTGCAGATCGACGACCTCACGCGCCTGGTCGAGCGGGGTGTGGTGGTGGCGGCTGCCTCGCGGTACATGCCCGCCGGCCAGCAGGTCGGTGGGCCGTGGCTGAAGGGGTTCCTGTCCAAGCTGGCCGGGTTGACGCTCGCGTGGTTCGCGCGGGTGGGGACGCGCGACGCGACGAACTCGTTCAAGGCCTACCGCCGGGAGTTCGTGCGGCAGGTCGGGATCCACAGCCGTTCCGGGTTCGAGATCGGCCTGGAGCTCGTGGCCAAAGCGCGGCGGCTGCGCTTGCCGGTCGCCGAGATCCCCACGATCTGGCTGGAACGCGACCACGGCGTGTCGCACTTCCGGCTGCTTGCGTGGATCCCCGTCTACCTGCGCTGGTACCTGTTCGCGTTCGGTCGGCGCCTGTCGATCGAGGAGGTGCGTGCCCAGGCCGAGCGGACGGCCCGGTGAGCCGGGTCCTGGTGACCGGCGCGTCGGGGTTCATCGGCGGGTACGTGGTCGCCGAGCTGCTCGAGCGCGGCTTCGAGGTGGTCGGGCTCGACGACCACTCCAAGTACGGCCCGGTCACCAAGTCCTACGACGATCATCCCCGCTACCGGCTGGTCGAGGGCGACGCTCGCGACGCCGACCTGATGTACGACCTCCTGGACGGGTGCCAGCACCTGATCGCCGGGGCGGCCATGATCGGGGGGATCTCCTACTTCCACACCTACGCCTACGACCTGCTGGCCACCAACGAGCGGATCATCGCCGCCACCTGCGACGCCGCGATCCGTCGCCACCGCGAGGGCGCGCCGCTCGACAAGGTCACCTACCTGTCGTCGTCCATGGTGTTCGAATCGACCACCTGCTGGCCGTCGTACGAAGGCCAGCAGAGCCACATCCCGCCGCCGGCGTCGTCGTACGGCTTCCAGAAGCTGGCGGTCGAGTACTTCGCGCGCGCGGCGTGGGACCAACACCAGCTGCCGTACACGATCGTGCGGCCGTTCAACTGCGTGGGGATCGGTGAGGCTCGCGCCCGCGGGGACGTGGAGGTCACCAGCGGGGACGTGAAGCTGGCCATGAGCCACGTGGTGCCGGACCTGGTGCAGAAGATCGTCCGGGGCCAGGATCCGCTGCACGTCCTGGGATCGGGGCGGCAGGTGCGCCACTACACCTACGGCGGCGACCTGGCCCGTGGCATCGCCACCGCCATGGCCCATCCCGCGGCGCGCAACGACGACTTCAACCTGTCCACCGACGCGTCCACGACCGTGCTGGAGCTGGCGGAGCTGATCTGGCGGAAGTTGAAAGGCCCGGACGTGGAGTTCCGCTGGGTGTCGGACGAGCCGTTCGAGCACGACGTCGCCAAACGTATCCCGGCGGTCGACAAAGCCCGTCAGCTGCTGGGCTGGGAGGCGACCACCTCCCTCGACGACATGCTCGACGAGGTCATCCCGTGGATCGTCGACGCGATCGAGGACGGCCGGATCTGACCTGCTGCAGCCGACTCGACACGGTGCCAGACTGGTCACATGGCTGACGAGTTCGACGAGGAGCCTCGGCTCGACGAGCACGAATCGGCGCTGGTCCGCCAGGATCTCAAGGACCTGTCGAGGTTCGAGGAGACGTTCGCGGCGGAGGGTTACCGCGGCGTGTCGGTGTTCTGCCGCGACTGCGAGGAGGAGCACTTCTACCCGTGGGCGATGCTGCGGGAGAACCTGGAGGCGCTGCTCGAGACCGGCGAGACGCCCGTCCACGAGCCGGCGTTCGCACCGGAGCCCGACCAGTACGTCCCCTGGGAGTACGCGCGTGGGTACGTCGACGCGCTCGCAGACGTCGGCGTCCACGAACGGGTGGAGGTCGACGCGTGCCCGCACTGCCGATGGCGGATCCCACAGGACCTGCGCGAAAGCAACTTCTGCCCCCGCTGCGGAGCCCCGCTGCTGCGTGAGCGGCTGCGTCGGGTGCTGACGGGGCGGGGTGTGCAGGACGTCGACGCGGTGCTCCGAGAAGCCGGCCTGCCGGGGTGAGGTTTCAGATCCGGCGGGTGATCACCACCAACACCGTCCGCAGCAGGATCTCGAGGTCCAGCACCGGTGACCAGTTCACGAGGTACTGCAGGTCGTAGCCGAGCTTGTACTCGGGATCGGTGTCGTACCGGCCGTGAACCTGCGCCAGTCCGGTGATCCCCGGCGGGATCTCGTAGCGGCGCGTGTAGCCGGGGATGATCTCCTCGAACTGTGCGGTCAGCAGCGGTCGTTCGGGGCGCGGCCCGACCAGCGACATCTCGCCGCGGAGGATGTTCCACAGCTGCGGTAGCTCGTCGAGGCGCATCGCTCGAACCCAGCGGCACGCCGAGATGATGCGCGGATCGTCGTAGGTCGCGAGCCGCGGGGCGCCGTCCTCCTCGGCGGATGGGTGCATGGTGCGGAACTTCACCATCTGGAACGGTCGGCCGTCCTTCCCGACCCGTTCCTGCCAGAACAGGATCGGTCGACCGACGACCACCAGCTGGTAGGCGGCGACCGCGCCCAACACCGCCAGCAACACCGGGGACAGCGCCGCGAGCAGGATCAGCTCGAAGACCCGCTTGAACCGTGCGCGCGAGACGGGGAGGGTCTGGTTGCGTAGCAGGACGAACGGCATGCCACCGACCTCGCGGACGCCTTGCAGGCCGAACAGGGTGTCCTTGGCGGTGACCCGTTGCAGGACGGTGACGCCCTTGCGCTCCAAGCGGTTGAGCAGCGTCGGGTAGAGCGAATCCAGCCAGCGCCCCGACAGCAGGACGACATCGGTGGCTCGGTGTCGCTCCACCTGTTCGAGCAGGTCCTCGGTGGTCGACGTGGAGCCGACGAGTTGGGCGTGGTTGGCGTCGCGGATGTGCTGTCGGGCGACGTTCACCTCGTCGGGCGCGCCGACGAGCAGCACCCGGGGTGGTCCCTGGCGGTTGAGCCGCAGCAGGTGCACCGCACGCCGGTTCGCCGCGACCGCGACGGAGCCCAGCACCGCCAGCACGCCCAGGTTGATGGTCGGGAAGGGCAGCACACGCACCCCCGCACCGCTGGTCGCCATGACCACCAGACCGATCAGCAGCACCGCCACGACCGTGAGCGGAACCGCCCGAGGCAGCGCTGGCGGGAAACCCAGCCGGGGTTCGCGTTCGTACAACCCGCCGAAGTAGTACACGGAGACGTGGATGACGGCGGCCACCGCGAACGACACAAGGTAATCACCCCGGTCGTAGGTCGCCCCGGGGCCGGGATCCCACGTCTCCCACCCGAAGCGCACCAGGTTGGTGGCCACCAGGATGGCGAACACCGCGACGGCGTCGGCGATCTGCACCAGCCGGAACCCGCGCTCGTTCAGCCGGGTCAGCAGAGGCAGATCCGCCGGCGCGGCCCTCGGGGTGCGGGTCGGGCGGTGTGAACGCTGCCGCTGCGCCACTCGCGGTCTCCCCGGTTGCCCCCTCACGCGTGGAGGATACCGACGAATGTCCGGTTGCAGCGGAACCGGCCGTAGGCTCGCGGCCGTGCGGACCTCGGGTGAGACGACGGCGGCCGGCCGGTCGGTCTCGGTCCTCCTGCCGGTCCTGGACGAGGCCGACCACATCGACGAGGTCCTGGCGTCGCTGGCCGCCCAGGATCACCCTGGTCGTGTCCAGATCGTCGTGGCCGACGGCGGTTCGACGGACGGGACGCTGGAGCGGCTGGCCACCTGGCAGGACCGGCTCCCCGACCTGATCGTCGTCCACAATCCCCACCGGCTCCAGGCCCACGGCCTGAACCTGGCAGCGCAGGTCGCATCCGGCGAGATCGTCGTCCGCGCCGACGGGCACACCGCCTACCCACCCGATTACGTCCGCCGCTCGGTCGAGGCGTTGCTGAGCTGCGACGCCGTCGCGGTCGGGGGCAACCTCCTGCCGCTGGGGACGACACCGTTCGGGAAGGCCGTCGCGGCGGTGATGCGTTCGCCACTGGCGATCGGGCCGGGGAGGTTCCACCACGCGTCGGAGCGGCAGCTGGCGGACACCGTCTACCTCGGCGCGTACCGCCGCGCCGACTTCCTGGCCACCGGCGGGTACCGCGCCCTGCCATCAGGCGTCGCCGAGGACGCCGACCTGTACCACCGCTGGCGCCGCGAGGGCCGCACGATCCTGCTCGACCCCGCTATCCGCTCCACCTACCGCCCGCGCGAGACGCCACGGGCGTTCGGCCAACAGAGCTGGCGGTACGGGCGCGGCAAAGGCGAACTGCTGTGGCTCAACGGGCGCTGGCCGTCGTGGCGTCCCGCCGCCCCGCTCGCGCTGGTGGTCGGTTTGGTCACCACCGCCGCCGTGTGGGTCGCCGCCGGCGTGTGGTGGCCGTTCGCGGCCGTCACCGGGGCGTGGGTGCTGGTCGTCGCAACCGTCGCCGCCCGCTGCGCAGACACCCTCGCCGGGGCGGCGCGGGTCGCGGCGGCTGTGGTGATCATGCATCTGGCGTACGGGGCCGGACTGGTCGTGGGGATGGTGTCGGGGCCGCGCCCCGTGCGGCACCTGCGTCAGCCGGACCGGTGAGAGCGCACCGCTACAGTCCGCCTCGCGAGGAGGATGGAGCGTTCATGGCGGGGCGTCGGGCGCTGATCACGGGAGTCACCGGGCAGGACGGGTCGTACCTGGCCGAACACCTGTTGGACCTGGGGTACGAGGTCCACGGCATCGTGCGCACCACGACCAGTGACATCGCCGCAACCCGTGTCGGTCACCTGCTGATCGGTGAGCAGCCGCATGTCCACTTGCACGTGGCTGACCTCGGAGACGGCTTCTCGTTGTTGCGTCTGGTCGAGGAGATCGAACCGCACGAGATCTACAACCTGGCAGCGCAGTCGCACGTCCGCGCGTCGTTCGACATGCCGATCACGACCGGTGACATCACAGGCCTCGGTGCCGTCCGCCTCCTGGAGAGCATCCGGAAGGTCGATCCCAGCATCCGCTTCTACCAGGCCTCCAGCAGCGAGATGTTCGGGGCGGCACCACCGCCGCAGAACGAGGAGACCCCTTTCCATCCTCGTAGCCCCTACGCCGTGTCCAAGGTGTACGCCTACTGGGCGACCGCGAACTACCGGGAGGCGTACGGGCTCCACGCCAGCAACGGGATCCTCTTCAACCACGAGAGCCCGCGGCGGGGCAAGGAGTTCGTGACGCGGAAGATCACCAGCCACATCCCTCGGATCCTGACCGGCGAGATCAAGGAACTGCGCCTGGGCAACCTCGACGCGCGACGCGACTGGGGCCATGCGCGCGACTACGTGCGTGCCATGCACATGATGGTGGTCCACGACGAACCCCTCGATCTGGTGGTGGGCACGGGTGAGAGCCACACCATCCGCGAGTTCCTCGACCTGGCGTTCGCGATGGTCGACGTCGACTGGCACGACCACGTGGTCATCGACGAGCGCTTGTTCCGCCCCGCCGAGGTCGACTACCTGCAGAGCGACCCGACCCGCGCCAGACAGACCATCGGTTGGGGGACGACGATGACGTTCGAGGAGCTCGTCGCCGACATGGTCCGCGCGGACTGCCAGGCGTACGGGATCGACGTCTAGCCGTGTCGGAACCCTTGGCGGGGCGGAAGGTCCTCGTCACCGGTGGTACCGGGTTCATCGGGCGCTACGTCACACGGGTGTTGGCCGCGGCAGGCGCCGACATCACCGTGGTGCACACGCCACACAGCAACGACCGGACCGACGTCCCCGCAGCGGTTGTGGAGGCGGTCCTGGGCGAGGACGACACCGTCTACCGCGCAGTCGAAGGCGTCGACGCCGTGGTGCACCTCGCCGCTCGCTCCGGTGGGATCCAGATGCAGCAGGCCGACCACGCCGGTCTGTTCGTCGACAACCTCCGGATCACACGGCAGGTGTTCGACGCTGCGTTCCGGGCGAACGTCGGCGCGGTGTACGCCGCGTCGTCCGCGGTGGTGTACGCCTCCGCCCAGCCACGCCCGATGACCGAGGACGCACCGAAGATCGAGCCGGGCCACCCGGGCGCCACGGGGTACGCGTGGGGGAAGCTGACCGACGAGGCGATCGCCCGCTGGTACTCGGCGCGCATCGGCCGCGTGGTGATCGGCAGGTTCGCCAACGTCTACGGGCCCGGAGCGACGTTCGACCCCGAGCGCTCCACCGTGGTGCACTCGTTGGTGAAGAAGGCCGTCGATGCAGCGCCGGGCGGGACGCTCTGCGTGTGGGGCTCCGGCGATGCGATCAGGAGCTTCATCCACGTCCGCGACGCCGCACGGGCGGTCGTGACCATCCTCGAGCGGGGGGAGAACGGCGGCGTCTACAACATCGACAGCGGGGATCCCGTCAGCATCCGCCAGCTGGCGGAGACGATCCGTGACATCGTCGATCCCTCGCTCGACGTGCGCTTCGATCCGTCCAAGCCGGCAGGGCCACCGTTCCGCGTGCTCGACACCACGGCGCTGCGAGGTCTGGGGTTCGAGCCGCGAACCGCGTTGACCGACGGGCTGGGCGAGACGGTCGAGGCGTACCGCTCGCTCCCCTAGTCGGACACCACGCCGAGCGCTTCCCCTTCGACGTGCTCGGTGATCACCGCTCGACCGCCCACCAGGCGCACCCGCTCGAACCGGTGCGCGCGGAGCCAGTCCCGGGTCTGCGAGGATCCTTCCATGTTCCCGCCGCTGACCAGCAGCAGCACGCCGCCGTCGGCGGCGACGACCGGGCCGGCAGCCAGCGCGTCAGGGAACTTCTCCCCGGTGGCCAGGTAGGTCCGCGAGGCCCGCAACCCCGCCTGCGTCGACACGTCCGCCACCGCGCGGGACGTCTCGTACCGCGTGGTGCCTTTGACCCGCGCCACGCCCACGTTCTCCGCTGCGATGGCGTGTGCGACCGCGTCGGAGACCGCTGCGGTCCCGCCCACGATCGTCGCACGCTGCAACCGCAGTTCACGGATCGCTAGCCGGGTCTCGTCGGGGAGGCGGTTGGCCTCCACGAACAGGATCGGACGACGCTGGGCGGCCGCCAGACCCGAGACCGCGATGGCGTCGGGCCAGCCGCGACGCGGGTCGGGGTTGTGGCCCTCCACGACGTAGGCGTCGTGCCCGCCGACCAGGTGCGCGACGTTGCGGGCCACGTCGAAGACGTTGCCCCCGCCGACGCGGTGGGTCGCGACGCCCGCCGCGGTCAGACGCTGGTCGACCGCCGCAGAGATGTCGGCCGTGGAGCCGACCACGTACGCCGTCCCGGCGCCCAGCCGCCGGATCTCGGCCAGCGTCTCGTCGTTGAGGCCGTGGGGCGACGTCAGCAGGACCGGACCGCCGAGCTTCGCCGCGAGCGGGCCACCCAGAAGCGCCGGGCCGTAGACGTGCTCGGGCGCGACGACGACGGCGGGAGCGGTGCCGTAGGTCCGACCGGACAGGGCGACGGCTGTCAGGATCCGGTTGGTGCCGTACACCCGCTCGACGGGACCGAACCGCAGTGGCCCGGGTCGGAACCAGCTCCGCAGCGGCCAGGCGTACGCGGTGTGGACCGAGGTCATGGCGTCACGGAAACCGGCGATGCCGCGGTCGCCGAACCAGATCCGCCAGTCCCACTCGTTGCCGCCCCAAGACGTCTTGTCGATGTTGAAGTAGACGATCCCCACGGCGTTGGGGTCGGCGGCGAGGAACGCGTAGGCGTCGCGGAGCCACTGGTCGCGGTCGCCGCCCTGCGGCGCGACGCCGGTCTGGGCGATCATGAACGGCTTGTGCGCCGCGAACGTCCGAAGTTCGTTGAGGTAGGGGCCGAAGACCTGCGCCGGGCTCTCCCAGCCGTCGTAGCCCTTCGGGCCGTAGTTGTACCCGGAGATCGCGATGAGGTCGACGACGTCGTCGCCGGGGTAGTAGCTGGCGAGCTTGTGGCCGCCGCACTTGGGGTCCGACCAGCCGTTGGGCGCGTACGCCCAGCGGACCTTCGTCTCGTTGATGCCGGCGGCACGGAACGCCCCGACGATACGACGGTAGGCGGCCTTGAAGCTGGCTGGGTCACAGCCCCACGGGGTCCAGCTGCCGTTCATCTCCTGCAGCGGGGCGATGATCGCCGAGCGTCCGCCGCCCTGGTCAAGCCACCGCTTGACCGTGTCGCGCCAGCGGTTGATCGCCCCGTCGAACTCTCCGCTGGCGATCCGGGCCGCCGACGCCTCGACCTTCACGTTGGCGAACGGGGTGGCTTGGGCCGCCCAGCCCTGCTCGAACAGGTGGGCGGTCGCGCCGGGGTCCTCGGTGAGGTCGTGGAACATCCCCGAGAAGGTCAGCTTCCGCCCCGCCCACGCGCCGGCGCGGTTGAGCTGGTCGGCGTGGTTCCAGAAGTCACCGGTGTACATCCCGCCGTAGACG
Proteins encoded:
- a CDS encoding glycosyltransferase family 2 protein produces the protein MRTSGETTAAGRSVSVLLPVLDEADHIDEVLASLAAQDHPGRVQIVVADGGSTDGTLERLATWQDRLPDLIVVHNPHRLQAHGLNLAAQVASGEIVVRADGHTAYPPDYVRRSVEALLSCDAVAVGGNLLPLGTTPFGKAVAAVMRSPLAIGPGRFHHASERQLADTVYLGAYRRADFLATGGYRALPSGVAEDADLYHRWRREGRTILLDPAIRSTYRPRETPRAFGQQSWRYGRGKGELLWLNGRWPSWRPAAPLALVVGLVTTAAVWVAAGVWWPFAAVTGAWVLVVATVAARCADTLAGAARVAAAVVIMHLAYGAGLVVGMVSGPRPVRHLRQPDR
- a CDS encoding cell wall-binding repeat-containing protein, whose amino-acid sequence is MRLRRLIAAAAVTASVTVAVPAAAANPATPAGGYVYGGMYTGDFWNHADQLNRAGAWAGRKLTFSGMFHDLTEDPGATAHLFEQGWAAQATPFANVKVEASAARIASGEFDGAINRWRDTVKRWLDQGGGRSAIIAPLQEMNGSWTPWGCDPASFKAAYRRIVGAFRAAGINETKVRWAYAPNGWSDPKCGGHKLASYYPGDDVVDLIAISGYNYGPKGYDGWESPAQVFGPYLNELRTFAAHKPFMIAQTGVAPQGGDRDQWLRDAYAFLAADPNAVGIVYFNIDKTSWGGNEWDWRIWFGDRGIAGFRDAMTSVHTAYAWPLRSWFRPGPLRFGPVERVYGTNRILTAVALSGRTYGTAPAVVVAPEHVYGPALLGGPLAAKLGGPVLLTSPHGLNDETLAEIRRLGAGTAYVVGSTADISAAVDQRLTAAGVATHRVGGGNVFDVARNVAHLVGGHDAYVVEGHNPDPRRGWPDAIAVSGLAAAQRRPILFVEANRLPDETRLAIRELRLQRATIVGGTAAVSDAVAHAIAAENVGVARVKGTTRYETSRAVADVSTQAGLRASRTYLATGEKFPDALAAGPVVAADGGVLLLVSGGNMEGSSQTRDWLRAHRFERVRLVGGRAVITEHVEGEALGVVSD
- a CDS encoding NAD-dependent epimerase/dehydratase family protein, which codes for MSEPLAGRKVLVTGGTGFIGRYVTRVLAAAGADITVVHTPHSNDRTDVPAAVVEAVLGEDDTVYRAVEGVDAVVHLAARSGGIQMQQADHAGLFVDNLRITRQVFDAAFRANVGAVYAASSAVVYASAQPRPMTEDAPKIEPGHPGATGYAWGKLTDEAIARWYSARIGRVVIGRFANVYGPGATFDPERSTVVHSLVKKAVDAAPGGTLCVWGSGDAIRSFIHVRDAARAVVTILERGENGGVYNIDSGDPVSIRQLAETIRDIVDPSLDVRFDPSKPAGPPFRVLDTTALRGLGFEPRTALTDGLGETVEAYRSLP
- the gmd gene encoding GDP-mannose 4,6-dehydratase, whose amino-acid sequence is MAGRRALITGVTGQDGSYLAEHLLDLGYEVHGIVRTTTSDIAATRVGHLLIGEQPHVHLHVADLGDGFSLLRLVEEIEPHEIYNLAAQSHVRASFDMPITTGDITGLGAVRLLESIRKVDPSIRFYQASSSEMFGAAPPPQNEETPFHPRSPYAVSKVYAYWATANYREAYGLHASNGILFNHESPRRGKEFVTRKITSHIPRILTGEIKELRLGNLDARRDWGHARDYVRAMHMMVVHDEPLDLVVGTGESHTIREFLDLAFAMVDVDWHDHVVIDERLFRPAEVDYLQSDPTRARQTIGWGTTMTFEELVADMVRADCQAYGIDV
- a CDS encoding exopolysaccharide biosynthesis polyprenyl glycosylphosphotransferase, whose amino-acid sequence is MAQRQRSHRPTRTPRAAPADLPLLTRLNERGFRLVQIADAVAVFAILVATNLVRFGWETWDPGPGATYDRGDYLVSFAVAAVIHVSVYYFGGLYEREPRLGFPPALPRAVPLTVVAVLLIGLVVMATSGAGVRVLPFPTINLGVLAVLGSVAVAANRRAVHLLRLNRQGPPRVLLVGAPDEVNVARQHIRDANHAQLVGSTSTTEDLLEQVERHRATDVVLLSGRWLDSLYPTLLNRLERKGVTVLQRVTAKDTLFGLQGVREVGGMPFVLLRNQTLPVSRARFKRVFELILLAALSPVLLAVLGAVAAYQLVVVGRPILFWQERVGKDGRPFQMVKFRTMHPSAEEDGAPRLATYDDPRIISACRWVRAMRLDELPQLWNILRGEMSLVGPRPERPLLTAQFEEIIPGYTRRYEIPPGITGLAQVHGRYDTDPEYKLGYDLQYLVNWSPVLDLEILLRTVLVVITRRI